The Candidatus Liberibacter solanacearum CLso-ZC1 genomic interval TAGATATTGGGAATCAATTGATTGTAGAGAGTGGTTTGAATGTTATCACGGCAATTGATTTAGATGATGCTGCTCAGAAAATAGTTCGTGCAGTGAAAGGAGTTTGAGTATTGTGTCTATCTTAGTTGATAAGAATACGAAAGTTCTTGTTCAGGGATTAACGGGCAAGGCTGGAACTTTTCATACGGAGCAAGCTATTCTTTATTGTCAGACACAGATTGTCGGAGGGATACATCCTAAGAAAGGTGGTACCTGTTGGGTTGGTGGGAATGTTAATGTTCCTGTTTTTGTTTCTGTTGCAGAAGCCAAAGAGCATACGGGAGCAAATGCTTCTGTCATATATGTTCCTCCTAGTGGAGCTGGTGATGCTATCATTGAATCTATCAAAGCAGAGATTCCCTTGATTGTTTGTATTACAGAAGGGATACCATTTTTGGATATGGTTCGGGTAAAAGCGTATCTTGAGAATTCTTCTTCGCGACTTATTGGTCCGAATTGTCCCGGTGTTTTGACTCCTGAGGAGTGTAAAATAGGGATTATGCCTGGCTCTATTTTTCGCAAAGGGTCTGTGGGTATTTTATCTCGTTCTGGTACTTTAACTTATGAGGCTGTATTTCAAACATCGCAAGAGGGATTGGGGCAAAGCACAGCTGTTGGTATTGGTGGTGATCCTGTTAAGGGCAGTGAATTTATTGATATTCTTGAGTTGTTTTTAGCGGATAAGGAAACTGAATCAATCATCATGGTTGGTGAGATTGGAGGATCTGCAGAAGAAGATGCAGCTAATTTCTTAAAAGATGAAGCGAAGTGTGGGCGTAAAAAGCCGGTGGTTGGATTTGTTGCTGGGAAGACAGCGCCTCCTGGTCGGACTATGGGACATGCTGGTGCAGTGATTTATGGTGGACAAGGAAGTGCTGAAGATAAAATAGCCGCAATGCAAGAGGCGGGTATTCGTATTGCATCTTCTCCTGCTCGTATGGGTAAAACCCTTGTAGAGTTATTAGGTGGTTTATGATATTTTATGCTTATTTTTTACTTAGACAAAGACAAGAACATTAAATTGTTAAGCATGATTAAAGAGAGGGGAAGAAAATAGTGCAACAGGATTTAAATAAGAGATTGTCTCTTTCTTCTTT includes:
- the sucD gene encoding succinate--CoA ligase subunit alpha, whose protein sequence is MSILVDKNTKVLVQGLTGKAGTFHTEQAILYCQTQIVGGIHPKKGGTCWVGGNVNVPVFVSVAEAKEHTGANASVIYVPPSGAGDAIIESIKAEIPLIVCITEGIPFLDMVRVKAYLENSSSRLIGPNCPGVLTPEECKIGIMPGSIFRKGSVGILSRSGTLTYEAVFQTSQEGLGQSTAVGIGGDPVKGSEFIDILELFLADKETESIIMVGEIGGSAEEDAANFLKDEAKCGRKKPVVGFVAGKTAPPGRTMGHAGAVIYGGQGSAEDKIAAMQEAGIRIASSPARMGKTLVELLGGL